A region from the Peromyscus maniculatus bairdii isolate BWxNUB_F1_BW_parent chromosome 5, HU_Pman_BW_mat_3.1, whole genome shotgun sequence genome encodes:
- the Nup153 gene encoding nuclear pore complex protein Nup153 isoform X2, whose amino-acid sequence MASGAGGIGGGGGGKIRTRRCHQGPVKPYQQGRPQHQGILSRVTESVKNIVPGWLQRYFNKSENACSCSADAGEVPHWPENREDERVIYAAEDSTNIDDGRITPEPTGSNTEEPSTTSTASNYPDVLTRPSLHRSHLNFSMLESPALHCQPSTSSAFPIGSSGFSLVKEIKDSTSQHDDDNISTTSGFSSRASDKDIAVSKSTSLPPLWSPEAERSHSLSQHTATSSKKPAFNLSAFGTLSTSLGNSSILKTSQLGDSPFYPGKTTYGGAAAAVRQSKVRNTPYQAPVRRQMKAKQLTAQSYGVTSSTARRILQSLEKMSSPLADAKRIPSAVSSPLNSPLDRSGIDSTAFQAKKEKTINEKNISRQNREQESGFSYPNFSIPAANGLSSGVGGGGGKMRRERTRFVASKPPEEEEMEAPVLPQISLPISSSSLPTFSFSSPVISASSSSPVSSSQPLPNKVQTSLGSTGSPMFTFSSPIVKSTQADVLPPASIGFTFSVPVAKTELSGSNSSSEPILSSSSAQDNTVVNSSSYKKRSATCEDPFTPAKILREGSVLDILKTPGFMSPKVDSPAVQPTTTSPVVYTRPAISTFSSSGIEFGESLKAGSSWQCDTCLLQNKVTDNKCIACQAAKLSPKEIAKQAGIGTPSKSDKPVSTSGTGFGDTFKPAVGTWDCDTCLVQNKPEAVKCVACETPKPGTGVKRILPLAVTSESPVTASSSSCTVTTGTLGFGDKFKRPVGSWECPVCCVCNKAEDNKCVSCMSEKPGSVSASSSSPASVSLSSGGCLGLDKFKKPEGSWDCEVCLVQNKADSAKCIACESAKPGTKSEFKGFGTSSSLNPAPSAFKFGIPSASSGLPQTFTSTGNFKFGDQGGFKLGAASDSGSTSSMNTNFKFSKPTGDFKFGMSSDSKPEEIKNDSKNDNFKFGFSSGLSNSASSAPFQFGVSTLGQQEKKEELPKSSSVGFSFGSGVSNPPTAATDTTVTSENKGAFNFGTIETKNVSVTPFTYKTTESKKDDSSATKGGFPFGKVESASSPSASMFALGRTEEKQQEPVTSTSLVFGKKANNEEPKCQPVFSFGNSEQTKDESSSKPTFSFSVAKPSVKESEQLTKATFSFGNQTSTTDQGVAKPVFSFLNSSSSSSSAPATSSSGGIFGSSTSSSNPPVAAFVFGQASNPVSSSAFGNSAESSTSQSLLFSQESKAATTTSSTGSAASPFVFGSGASSNSTASSGFSFGAATSSSSGSSFVFGTGHSAPSASPAFGANQTPTFGQSQGASQPNPPSFGSISSSTALFSAGSQPIQPPTFGTVSSSSQPPVFGQQPSQSAFGSGTAPNSSSVFQFGSSTTNFNFTNNNPSGVFTFGANPSTPAASAQPSGSGGFPFSQSPASFTVGSNGKNMFSSSGTSVSGRKIKTAVRRRK is encoded by the exons GGCATTCTTAGCAGGGTTACAGAATCCGTTAAGAATATTGTTCCAGGGTGGCTACAAAGATACTTCAACAAGAGTGAAAATGCATGTAGCTGTTCAGCAGATGCAGGTGAAGTTCCACACTGGCCAGAAAATAGAGAAGATGAGCGGGTGATTTATGCTGCTGAGGACAGCACGAACATTGATGATGGGAGAATCACCCCCGAGCCGACAGGCAGTAACACAGAAG AACCTTCGACGACCAGTACTGCTTCAAATTACCCAGATGTGTTAACCAGGCCTTCTCTTCACCGGAGTCATCTGAATTTCTCCATGTTGGAATCCCCTGCGCTACATTGTCAGCCTTCCACGTCCTCTGCATTCCCAATCGGCAGTTCTGGGTTTTCCCTTGTGAAGGAAAttaaagattctacctctcaGCATGATGATGATAACATCTCAACTACCAGTGGTTTTTCTTCAAGAGCTTCTGATAAAG ATATAGCTGTTTCAAAGAGTACTTCCCTGCCACCTCTGTGGTCCCCCGAAGCAGAACGTTCTCATTCACTCTCACAGCATACTGCCACCAGCTCCAAAAAACCAGCATTCAACTTGTCTGCCTTTGGAACACTTTCCACC TCACTTGGGAATTCTTCAATTCTTAAAACAAGTCAGCTTGGAGACTCTCCTTTCTATCCTGGCAAAACGACATATGGTGGGGCAGCTGCTGCTGTGAGACAGAGCAAAGTTCGCAACACACCTTACCAG GCACCAGTCAGAAGACAGATGAAAGCTAAGCAGCTCACTGCACAGTCTTACGGTGTGACGAGCTCAACAGCACGGCGGATATTGCAGTCATTAGAGAAGATGTCAAGCCCTCTCGCG GATGCGAAAAGAATTCCATCCGCTGTTTCTTCTCCTCTGAATTCT cctCTTGATAGGAGTGGGATAGACAGCACAGCTTTTCAggccaaaaaagaaaag actataaatgaaaaaaatatctcAAGACAAAATAGAGAGCAAGAAAG TGGCTTTTCATACCCCAATTTCAGTATTCCTGCAGCCAACGGTTTATCTTCTGGAGTAGGTGGTGGAGGTGGCaagatgagaagagagagaacacgCTTTGTTGCTTCTAAACCCCCAGAGGAGGAG GAAATGGAGGCACCAGTGTTACCGCAGATCTCTCTACCAATCAGCAGCTCCTCACTGCCTACCTTCAGTTTTAGTTCCCCTGTGATCTCAGCTTCCTCATCATCACCGGTCAGCTCTTCTCAGCCATTACCAAACAAG GTACAGACCTCTCTGGGCAGCACTGGCAGTCCTATGTTCACATTTTCATCTCCCATTGTAAAATCTACACAGGCAGATGTGCTACCTCCAGCATCT ATTGGATTTACATTTAGTGTGCCTGTTGCGAAAACAGAACTTTCTGGCTCTAATAGTTCTTCAGAACCAATTTTAAGTAGTAGTTCAG ctCAAGATAACACTGTAGTGAATAGTTCAAGCTATAAGAAGCGAAGTGCCACTTGTGAGGACCCTTTTACACCCGCAAAGATCCTGAGAGAAGGAAGTGTTCTAGACATTCTGAAAACCCCTG GCTTTATGTCACCAAAGGTTGATTCTCCTGCTGTTCAGCCCACCACTACAAGTCCAGTGGTTTATACAAGACCAGCAATAAGTACTTTTTCTTCTAGTGGAATTGAGTTTGGAGAAAGTTTAAAAGCTGGATCATCGTGGCAGTGTGACACATGTCTACTCCAGAACAAAGTCACAGACAATAAGTGTATAGCCTGTCAAGCAGCAAAACTGTCACCGAAAGAAATTGCTAAACAGGCTGGAATTGGGACACCAAGCAAAAGTGACAAACCAGTTTCTACGTCAGGGACAGGCTTTGGAGACACATTTAAACCAGCAGTAGGAACTTGGGATTGTGATACCTGTTTAGTGCAAAATAAGCCTGAAGCAGTAAAATGTGTAGCCTGTGAAACACCCAAACCTGGCACTGGTGTGAAGCGAATCCTTCCATTGGCGGTGACTTCAGAAAGTCCTGTGACTGCTTCCTCTTCTAGCTGCACTGTGACCACTGGTACACTAGGATTTGGAGATAAATTCAAAAGGCCTGTGGGATCTTGGGAGTGTCCAGTATGCTGTGTTTGTAATAAGGCAGAAGACAATAAATGTGTCTCCTGTATGTCTGAGAAACCAG GTTCAGTATCTGCCTCAAGTAGCAGCCctgcatctgtctctctgtcttctggaGGCTGCCTAGGATTGGATAAGTTCAAAAAACCTGAGGGAAGCTGGGACTGTGAAGTGTGCTTGGTGCAGAATAAAGCAGACTCTGCCAAGTGCATTGCATGTGAAAGTGCAAAGCCAGGCACAAAGTCAGAGTTCAAAG GCTTTGGGACATCTTCATCTTTAAATCCAGCACCCTCAGCCTTCAAATTTGGTATTCCATCAGCCTCTTCTGGACTTCCTCAAACTTTTACAAGCACTGGAAATTTTAAATTTGGAGATCAGGGAGGATTCAAATTAGGCGCTGCATCTGACTCTGGGTCTACAAGCTCCATGAATacaaactttaaattttctaaaccAACTGGAGATTTTAAATTTGGAATGTCGTCTGATTCCAAAcctgaagaaattaaaaatgacagCAAGAATGATAATTTTAAGTTTGGATTTAGTTCTGGCTTAAGCAACTCAGCTTCTTCAGCTCCATTTCAGTTTGGGGTATCTACTCTTGGgcagcaagaaaagaaagaggagctcCCTAAGTCTTCATCTGTAGGCTTTAGCTTTGGTTCGGGAGTTAGTAACCCCCCCACTGCTGCTACTGACACCACAGTGACCTCAGAGAACAAGGGCGCCTTCAACTTTGGAACCATAGAAACTAAGAATGTCTCAGTGACTCCGTTCACATATAAGACAACAGAATCAAAGAAAGATGATTCTTCTGCCACCAAGGGCGGCTTTCCATTTGGTAAAGTGGAGTCTGCCTCTTCGCCATCTGCCTCAATGTTTGCTTtgggaaggacagaggagaaaCAGCAAGAACCTGTTACTTCTACTTCTCTGGTGTTTGGAAAGAAAGCCAACAACGAGGAGCCAAAATGTCAGCCAGTATTTTCCTTTGGAAATTCGGAGCAAACCAAAGATGAGAGTTCTTCCAAGCCGACATTCAGTTTCAGTGTGGCAAAACCATCTGTGAAAGAGTCTGAGCAGCTGACCAAGGCCACCTTCTCATTTGGAAATCAAACCAGTACAACTG ATCAAGGTGTAGCAAAGCCAGTTTTTAGCTTCTTGAACAGCAGTTCCTCTAGTTCAAGTGCTCCAGCCACTTCATCGAGTGGTGGCATATTTGGTAGTTCCACCTCTTCCTCCAACCCTCCTGTGGCAGCCTTTGTGTTTGGACAGGCCAGCAATCCTGTCAGCAGCTCTGCCTTCGGTAACTCTGCAGAGTCGAGTACATCTCAGTCTTTGTTATTTTCTCAAGAGAGCAAAGCagccaccaccacatccagcactGGCTCCGCTGCCTCTCCCTTTGTGTTTGGATCAGGAGCCAGCAGTAACAGCACTGCATCCTCGGGCTTCAGTTTTGGAGCTGCCACATCAAGCTCTTCAG GATCCTCCTTTGTATTTGGCACTGGACATTCAGCACCATCTGCCAGTCCAGCATTTGGTGCTAACCAGACCCCAACGTTTGGACAAAGTCAAGGTGCCAGCCAGCCTAACCCTCCAAGCTTTGGCTCGATATCGTCTTCAACAGCATTGTTTTCTGCTGGTTCCCAGCCCATACAACCACCTACTTTTGGGACAGTGTCAAGCAGCAGCCAGCCTCCTGTGTTTGGGCAGCAGCCTAGTCAGTCTGCATTTGGCTCTGGAACAGCTCCTAATTCCA
- the Nup153 gene encoding nuclear pore complex protein Nup153 isoform X1, with translation MASGAGGIGGGGGGKIRTRRCHQGPVKPYQQGRPQHQGILSRVTESVKNIVPGWLQRYFNKSENACSCSADAGEVPHWPENREDERVIYAAEDSTNIDDGRITPEPTGSNTEEPSTTSTASNYPDVLTRPSLHRSHLNFSMLESPALHCQPSTSSAFPIGSSGFSLVKEIKDSTSQHDDDNISTTSGFSSRASDKDIAVSKSTSLPPLWSPEAERSHSLSQHTATSSKKPAFNLSAFGTLSTSLGNSSILKTSQLGDSPFYPGKTTYGGAAAAVRQSKVRNTPYQAPVRRQMKAKQLTAQSYGVTSSTARRILQSLEKMSSPLADAKRIPSAVSSPLNSPLDRSGIDSTAFQAKKEKVDSQYPPVQRLMTPKPVSIATNRTIYFKPSLTPSGDLRKTNQRIDKKNSTINEKNISRQNREQESGFSYPNFSIPAANGLSSGVGGGGGKMRRERTRFVASKPPEEEEMEAPVLPQISLPISSSSLPTFSFSSPVISASSSSPVSSSQPLPNKVQTSLGSTGSPMFTFSSPIVKSTQADVLPPASIGFTFSVPVAKTELSGSNSSSEPILSSSSAQDNTVVNSSSYKKRSATCEDPFTPAKILREGSVLDILKTPGFMSPKVDSPAVQPTTTSPVVYTRPAISTFSSSGIEFGESLKAGSSWQCDTCLLQNKVTDNKCIACQAAKLSPKEIAKQAGIGTPSKSDKPVSTSGTGFGDTFKPAVGTWDCDTCLVQNKPEAVKCVACETPKPGTGVKRILPLAVTSESPVTASSSSCTVTTGTLGFGDKFKRPVGSWECPVCCVCNKAEDNKCVSCMSEKPGSVSASSSSPASVSLSSGGCLGLDKFKKPEGSWDCEVCLVQNKADSAKCIACESAKPGTKSEFKGFGTSSSLNPAPSAFKFGIPSASSGLPQTFTSTGNFKFGDQGGFKLGAASDSGSTSSMNTNFKFSKPTGDFKFGMSSDSKPEEIKNDSKNDNFKFGFSSGLSNSASSAPFQFGVSTLGQQEKKEELPKSSSVGFSFGSGVSNPPTAATDTTVTSENKGAFNFGTIETKNVSVTPFTYKTTESKKDDSSATKGGFPFGKVESASSPSASMFALGRTEEKQQEPVTSTSLVFGKKANNEEPKCQPVFSFGNSEQTKDESSSKPTFSFSVAKPSVKESEQLTKATFSFGNQTSTTDQGVAKPVFSFLNSSSSSSSAPATSSSGGIFGSSTSSSNPPVAAFVFGQASNPVSSSAFGNSAESSTSQSLLFSQESKAATTTSSTGSAASPFVFGSGASSNSTASSGFSFGAATSSSSGSSFVFGTGHSAPSASPAFGANQTPTFGQSQGASQPNPPSFGSISSSTALFSAGSQPIQPPTFGTVSSSSQPPVFGQQPSQSAFGSGTAPNSSSVFQFGSSTTNFNFTNNNPSGVFTFGANPSTPAASAQPSGSGGFPFSQSPASFTVGSNGKNMFSSSGTSVSGRKIKTAVRRRK, from the exons GGCATTCTTAGCAGGGTTACAGAATCCGTTAAGAATATTGTTCCAGGGTGGCTACAAAGATACTTCAACAAGAGTGAAAATGCATGTAGCTGTTCAGCAGATGCAGGTGAAGTTCCACACTGGCCAGAAAATAGAGAAGATGAGCGGGTGATTTATGCTGCTGAGGACAGCACGAACATTGATGATGGGAGAATCACCCCCGAGCCGACAGGCAGTAACACAGAAG AACCTTCGACGACCAGTACTGCTTCAAATTACCCAGATGTGTTAACCAGGCCTTCTCTTCACCGGAGTCATCTGAATTTCTCCATGTTGGAATCCCCTGCGCTACATTGTCAGCCTTCCACGTCCTCTGCATTCCCAATCGGCAGTTCTGGGTTTTCCCTTGTGAAGGAAAttaaagattctacctctcaGCATGATGATGATAACATCTCAACTACCAGTGGTTTTTCTTCAAGAGCTTCTGATAAAG ATATAGCTGTTTCAAAGAGTACTTCCCTGCCACCTCTGTGGTCCCCCGAAGCAGAACGTTCTCATTCACTCTCACAGCATACTGCCACCAGCTCCAAAAAACCAGCATTCAACTTGTCTGCCTTTGGAACACTTTCCACC TCACTTGGGAATTCTTCAATTCTTAAAACAAGTCAGCTTGGAGACTCTCCTTTCTATCCTGGCAAAACGACATATGGTGGGGCAGCTGCTGCTGTGAGACAGAGCAAAGTTCGCAACACACCTTACCAG GCACCAGTCAGAAGACAGATGAAAGCTAAGCAGCTCACTGCACAGTCTTACGGTGTGACGAGCTCAACAGCACGGCGGATATTGCAGTCATTAGAGAAGATGTCAAGCCCTCTCGCG GATGCGAAAAGAATTCCATCCGCTGTTTCTTCTCCTCTGAATTCT cctCTTGATAGGAGTGGGATAGACAGCACAGCTTTTCAggccaaaaaagaaaag GTGGACTCTCAGTATCCCCCTGTTCAGAGACTAATGACCCCAAAGCCAGTTTCCATAGCAACAAATAGAACTATCTATTTTAAACCGTCTCTGACCCCATCTGGTGACTTAAGGAAGACTAATCAAAGGATAGATAAAAAGAACAGt actataaatgaaaaaaatatctcAAGACAAAATAGAGAGCAAGAAAG TGGCTTTTCATACCCCAATTTCAGTATTCCTGCAGCCAACGGTTTATCTTCTGGAGTAGGTGGTGGAGGTGGCaagatgagaagagagagaacacgCTTTGTTGCTTCTAAACCCCCAGAGGAGGAG GAAATGGAGGCACCAGTGTTACCGCAGATCTCTCTACCAATCAGCAGCTCCTCACTGCCTACCTTCAGTTTTAGTTCCCCTGTGATCTCAGCTTCCTCATCATCACCGGTCAGCTCTTCTCAGCCATTACCAAACAAG GTACAGACCTCTCTGGGCAGCACTGGCAGTCCTATGTTCACATTTTCATCTCCCATTGTAAAATCTACACAGGCAGATGTGCTACCTCCAGCATCT ATTGGATTTACATTTAGTGTGCCTGTTGCGAAAACAGAACTTTCTGGCTCTAATAGTTCTTCAGAACCAATTTTAAGTAGTAGTTCAG ctCAAGATAACACTGTAGTGAATAGTTCAAGCTATAAGAAGCGAAGTGCCACTTGTGAGGACCCTTTTACACCCGCAAAGATCCTGAGAGAAGGAAGTGTTCTAGACATTCTGAAAACCCCTG GCTTTATGTCACCAAAGGTTGATTCTCCTGCTGTTCAGCCCACCACTACAAGTCCAGTGGTTTATACAAGACCAGCAATAAGTACTTTTTCTTCTAGTGGAATTGAGTTTGGAGAAAGTTTAAAAGCTGGATCATCGTGGCAGTGTGACACATGTCTACTCCAGAACAAAGTCACAGACAATAAGTGTATAGCCTGTCAAGCAGCAAAACTGTCACCGAAAGAAATTGCTAAACAGGCTGGAATTGGGACACCAAGCAAAAGTGACAAACCAGTTTCTACGTCAGGGACAGGCTTTGGAGACACATTTAAACCAGCAGTAGGAACTTGGGATTGTGATACCTGTTTAGTGCAAAATAAGCCTGAAGCAGTAAAATGTGTAGCCTGTGAAACACCCAAACCTGGCACTGGTGTGAAGCGAATCCTTCCATTGGCGGTGACTTCAGAAAGTCCTGTGACTGCTTCCTCTTCTAGCTGCACTGTGACCACTGGTACACTAGGATTTGGAGATAAATTCAAAAGGCCTGTGGGATCTTGGGAGTGTCCAGTATGCTGTGTTTGTAATAAGGCAGAAGACAATAAATGTGTCTCCTGTATGTCTGAGAAACCAG GTTCAGTATCTGCCTCAAGTAGCAGCCctgcatctgtctctctgtcttctggaGGCTGCCTAGGATTGGATAAGTTCAAAAAACCTGAGGGAAGCTGGGACTGTGAAGTGTGCTTGGTGCAGAATAAAGCAGACTCTGCCAAGTGCATTGCATGTGAAAGTGCAAAGCCAGGCACAAAGTCAGAGTTCAAAG GCTTTGGGACATCTTCATCTTTAAATCCAGCACCCTCAGCCTTCAAATTTGGTATTCCATCAGCCTCTTCTGGACTTCCTCAAACTTTTACAAGCACTGGAAATTTTAAATTTGGAGATCAGGGAGGATTCAAATTAGGCGCTGCATCTGACTCTGGGTCTACAAGCTCCATGAATacaaactttaaattttctaaaccAACTGGAGATTTTAAATTTGGAATGTCGTCTGATTCCAAAcctgaagaaattaaaaatgacagCAAGAATGATAATTTTAAGTTTGGATTTAGTTCTGGCTTAAGCAACTCAGCTTCTTCAGCTCCATTTCAGTTTGGGGTATCTACTCTTGGgcagcaagaaaagaaagaggagctcCCTAAGTCTTCATCTGTAGGCTTTAGCTTTGGTTCGGGAGTTAGTAACCCCCCCACTGCTGCTACTGACACCACAGTGACCTCAGAGAACAAGGGCGCCTTCAACTTTGGAACCATAGAAACTAAGAATGTCTCAGTGACTCCGTTCACATATAAGACAACAGAATCAAAGAAAGATGATTCTTCTGCCACCAAGGGCGGCTTTCCATTTGGTAAAGTGGAGTCTGCCTCTTCGCCATCTGCCTCAATGTTTGCTTtgggaaggacagaggagaaaCAGCAAGAACCTGTTACTTCTACTTCTCTGGTGTTTGGAAAGAAAGCCAACAACGAGGAGCCAAAATGTCAGCCAGTATTTTCCTTTGGAAATTCGGAGCAAACCAAAGATGAGAGTTCTTCCAAGCCGACATTCAGTTTCAGTGTGGCAAAACCATCTGTGAAAGAGTCTGAGCAGCTGACCAAGGCCACCTTCTCATTTGGAAATCAAACCAGTACAACTG ATCAAGGTGTAGCAAAGCCAGTTTTTAGCTTCTTGAACAGCAGTTCCTCTAGTTCAAGTGCTCCAGCCACTTCATCGAGTGGTGGCATATTTGGTAGTTCCACCTCTTCCTCCAACCCTCCTGTGGCAGCCTTTGTGTTTGGACAGGCCAGCAATCCTGTCAGCAGCTCTGCCTTCGGTAACTCTGCAGAGTCGAGTACATCTCAGTCTTTGTTATTTTCTCAAGAGAGCAAAGCagccaccaccacatccagcactGGCTCCGCTGCCTCTCCCTTTGTGTTTGGATCAGGAGCCAGCAGTAACAGCACTGCATCCTCGGGCTTCAGTTTTGGAGCTGCCACATCAAGCTCTTCAG GATCCTCCTTTGTATTTGGCACTGGACATTCAGCACCATCTGCCAGTCCAGCATTTGGTGCTAACCAGACCCCAACGTTTGGACAAAGTCAAGGTGCCAGCCAGCCTAACCCTCCAAGCTTTGGCTCGATATCGTCTTCAACAGCATTGTTTTCTGCTGGTTCCCAGCCCATACAACCACCTACTTTTGGGACAGTGTCAAGCAGCAGCCAGCCTCCTGTGTTTGGGCAGCAGCCTAGTCAGTCTGCATTTGGCTCTGGAACAGCTCCTAATTCCA